The following proteins are co-located in the Phocoena phocoena chromosome 1, mPhoPho1.1, whole genome shotgun sequence genome:
- the KLHDC7A gene encoding kelch domain-containing protein 7A, translating to MLPRGEGAEAQGCHLDMQLVGKVVLSAAALLLATAAYRLYKPRPAQAPLGGGNAKAEAKDEAEGSRQPAIQEAVSGAPQWGLRRRRGSKGAGVSLGCSWENPEGPRVLATGAPPADSEAQATGKPERKCAGEEPGGQCTDSGLAPPRGSGQEAGTAAGGKLSRRPHWYSEPQSSLTGLAAAAGSGVSGELAPWRDSRSQEQLGAGEQESPNRCGAAHIEGESDMNKSWVFTRVTGVHREEAGALRAASDMGLALRQQEGATEASYTFLSVARVRVEENFIPEKMEGTRPRVKRKVYDYCVESTCQATSRARLAPRTAALAEAPPPVSGPGPLGVGAASGGQADDRVGGVGTAATPEPVLSPSAQGFSRKQSLLQIVENPELQLQLEGFGDPAPSCPDQSALPTSPISQDSLGSSSAGSSGKPHLHFVAGANFFHLPLSPGSAPDAHLDLGNCYEVLAFAKKQSLEALKEAAYKVMSDNYLQVLRSPDIYGCLSGAERELILQRRLRGRKHLVVADMCPQEDSSRLCCYDDERDVWHPLARVPPEAVSRGCAVCSLFNYLFIVSGCQGSGHQPSNRVFCYNPLTGIWSEVCPLNQARPHCQLVALDGHLYAIGGECLNTVECYDPRLDRWTFSPPLPSDTFALAHTAAACAGEIFVTGGSLQYLLLRFSTLEQRWRAGPTGGGKDRTAQMVAVKGFLYRFDLNRSLGISVYRCSASTRLWYECATHRTPYPDTFQCAVVDDLIYCVGRQRTLRFLADYVSPRFVPEELQNFPSPQGTLLPTVLILPGPDVPQTSV from the coding sequence ATGCTCCCCAGAGGAGAGGGAGCAGAGGCCCAGGGCTGCCATCTGGACATGCAGCTGGTGGGCAAGGTGGTGCTGTCTGCCGCTGCCCTGCTCCTGGCGACCGCAGCCTACAGGCTGTACAAGCCAAGGCCTGCCCAGGCCCCCCTGGGGGGTGGGAACGCCAAGGCTGAGGCCAAGGACGAGGCAGAGGGCTCCAGGCAGCCTGCCATCCAGGAGGCTGTTTCCGGGGCGCCACAGTGGGGCCTGAGACGCCGGAGGGGAAGCAAGGGGGCCGGAGTATCGCTGGGCTGCAGCTGGGAGAATCCGGAGGGTCCCAGAGTCCTGGCGACAGGAGCACCTCCTGCAGACTCAGAAGCCCAAGCGACTGGGAAACCCGAGAGGAAATGTGCTGGTGAGGAACCGGGTGGGCAGTGCACGGACTCTGGCCTGGCACCTCCTCGGGGCAGTGGCCAGGAAGCCGGAACAGCTGCTGGCGGTAAGCTGTCCCGTCGCCCCCATTGGTACAGTGAACCCCAAAGCTCCCTAACTGGCCTCGCTGCAGCGGCCGGCAGCGGTGTGAGTGGTGAGCTTGCCCCATGGCGGGACAGCAGATCCCAGGAGCAGCTGGGGGCCGGGGAGCAGGAATCCCCCAACCGGTGTGGGGCGGCCCACATAGAAGGCGAGAGTGACATGAACAAGAGCTGGGTCTTTACCCGTGTGACAGGGGTCCACAGGGAAGAGGCTGGGGCCCTCCGGGCTGCCTCGGACATGGGCCTGGCCCTGCGTCAGCAGGAGGGAGCCACCGAGGCCTCCTATACCTTCTTGTCTGTGGCCCGGGTTCGAGTGGAGGAGAATTTCATACCGGAGAAGATGGAGGGGACGAGGCCCAGGGTGAAGCGCAAGGTGTACGACTACTGTGTTGAATCCACCTGTCAGGCCACCTCCAGGGCCAGGCTGGCCCCCAGAACAGCAGCCCTGGCGGAGGCTCCACCCCCTGTGTCAGGGCCAGGCCCCCTGGGAGTGGGGGCAGCCTCGGGAGGCCAGGCCGATGACAGAGTAGGTGGAGTGGGGACAGCCGCCACTCCCGAGCCTGTGCTGTCACCCTCCGCACAAGGCTTCAGCAGGAAGCAGAGCCTCCTTCAGATCGTGGAGAACCCGGAGCTTCAGCTGCAGCTCGAAGGCTTTGGGGACCCTGCGCCATCATGCCCAGACCAGAGcgccctgcccaccagccccaTATCCCAGGATTCTCTTGGGTCCAGCTCAGCTGGAAGCAGCGGGAAGCCCCACCTGCACTTTGTGGCTGGGGCCAATTTCTTTCACCTCCCGCTCAGCCCTGGATCAGCCCCAGATGCCCACCTGGATCTGGGCAATTGTTATGAGGTGCTGGCCTTTGCCAAGAAGCAGAGCCTGGAGGCCCTGAAGGAAGCCGCCTACAAGGTGATGAGTGACAACTACCTCCAGGTCCTGCGTAGCCCAGACATCTACGGGTGCCTGAGTGGGGCAGAGCGGGAGCTGATCCTCCAGAGACGGCTCCGGGGCCGCAAGCACCTGGTGGTGGCCGACATGTGCCCCCAGGAAGACTCCAGCCGCCTCTGCTGCTATGATGACGAGCGGGATGTCTGGCACCCGCTGGCCCGTGTGCCCCCTGAGGCTGTGTCCCGGGGCTGTGCCGTCTGTAGCCTCTTCAATTATCTCTTCATCGTGTCCGGTTGCCAGGGGTCTGGGCACCAGCCCTCCAACCGTGTCTTCTGCTACAACCCGCTGACGGGCATCTGGAGTGAGGTGTGCCCTCTGAACCAGGCCCGCCCTCACTGCCAGCTGGTGGCCCTGGATGGACACCTGTACGCCATCGGGGGTGAGTGTCTGAACACGGTGGAATGCTACGACCCTCGCCTGGACCGCTGGACCTTTTCCCCGCCGCTCCCCAGCGACACCTTTGCCCTGGCGCACACAGCCGCGGCATGTGCCGGAGAGATCTTCGTCACTGGCGGCTCCCTGCAGTACCTGCTGCTCCGATTCTCCACCCTGGAGCAGCGCTGGCGGGCCGGCCCCACTGGGGGCGGCAAGGACCGCACAGCCCAGATGGTGGCGGTCAAAGGCTTTCTCTATCGctttgacctcaaccgcagcctgGGCATCAGCGTGTACCGCTGCAGCGCCAGCACCCGCCTCTGGTACGAGTGCGCCACACATCGGACCCCTTACCCGGACACCTTCCAGTGTGCCGTGGTGGACGACCTCATCTACTGTGTGGGGCGCCAGCGCACCCTCCGCTTCCTGGCCGACTACGTCTCACCCAGGTTTGTGCCCGAGGAGCTACAGAACTTCCCCTCCCCGCAGGGCACCCTCCTGCCCACCGTCCTGATCTTGCCCGGCCCTGATGTGCCCCAGACCAGCGTCTAG